In a genomic window of Candidatus Avedoeria danica:
- the pyrB gene encoding aspartate carbamoyltransferase — MTHGANRASAAGHGLAHQDILSVNQFNTDMLGAIFALTDEMRSTVRASGGCDLLRHHVLTCLFYEPSTRTSASFIAAMERLGGSVIPITQGVQYSSVAKGESLPDTIRTVEQYSDAIVLRHPEVGSARVAAEAASKPVINAGDGAGEHPTQALLDLYTIHNELGTLDGLHIAMVGDLRFGRTVHSLTRLLLQYDVKLTFVSPEILRLPLDLMNAVRDAGLPVRETYSVADVIGDVDVLYVTRVQKERFTDLAQYDEAKGFYNITPELMRDAKSRMVVMHPLPRVGEISDAVDTDPRAAYFRQMENGMFIRMALLAAVLGKA; from the coding sequence ATGACCCACGGTGCCAATCGAGCCTCCGCCGCCGGCCACGGCCTGGCCCATCAGGACATCCTGTCCGTCAACCAGTTCAACACGGACATGCTCGGCGCCATCTTCGCGCTCACCGACGAGATGCGATCGACCGTCCGGGCGTCCGGCGGATGCGATCTGCTGCGCCACCACGTCCTGACGTGCCTGTTCTACGAGCCCAGCACCCGCACGAGCGCCAGCTTCATCGCCGCCATGGAGCGCTTGGGCGGCAGCGTGATCCCGATCACACAAGGCGTGCAGTACTCGAGCGTCGCCAAGGGCGAGAGCCTGCCGGACACGATCCGAACCGTCGAGCAGTACTCGGACGCCATCGTGCTGCGCCACCCCGAGGTCGGGAGCGCGCGCGTCGCGGCCGAGGCGGCCTCCAAGCCCGTGATCAACGCCGGCGACGGCGCAGGCGAGCACCCGACGCAGGCGCTGCTGGACCTCTACACGATCCACAACGAACTCGGCACGCTCGACGGCCTCCACATCGCCATGGTCGGCGACCTGCGCTTCGGCCGGACCGTCCACTCCCTCACACGGCTGCTGCTGCAGTACGACGTGAAGCTGACCTTCGTCAGCCCCGAGATCCTGCGGCTGCCGCTCGACCTGATGAACGCCGTCCGCGACGCCGGCCTGCCGGTCCGCGAGACCTACAGCGTGGCGGACGTCATCGGCGACGTCGACGTGCTCTACGTGACGCGGGTCCAGAAGGAGCGCTTCACAGATCTGGCGCAGTACGACGAGGCCAAGGGCTTCTACAACATCACGCCCGAGCTCATGCGCGATGCCAAGTCGCGGATGGTCGTCATGCACCCCCTCCCGCGCGTCGGCGAGATCAGCGACGCCGTCGACACCGACCCGCGGGCGGCGTACTTCCGACAGATGGAGAACGGGATGTTCATCCGGATGGCGCTGCTGGCCGCCGTGCTCGGCAAGGCGTGA